Sequence from the Myxococcota bacterium genome:
TGCAGAACGGTTGCGCATGGACATTCTCTCCGCTGAGCGGAAGCGCGTCCTCCGACGAACAGAGCCAGGCGATCACCGCCGCGGGCACTTCCACCGGCGCCGTCTTCACCCCCATCTTCTCGAGCTCGGTCACTTCCCCCAGCGACGCGATCGCCGATTCGCTGAGCACCAGGCCGGGCTCGAGGTTGTACGCGCAGATCCCGCGATCCCCGTATTCGAGGTGAAGAATGCCGGCCATGCGGTGGAGCGCGGCCTTCGTCGCGCCGTGCGCGAACCCCCAGCCACCGTGGGCGAGCTTCAGCGGCGGGTCGTGCATTCCCGCCGCGGACGTCAGGTTCACGACGATTCCGCTGCCGCGCTCGAGCATCCCGTGCAAGACGAGTCGGGTGAGCCGCACCTGGGCGACGACGTTGCCCTCGAAGACCTTCTCGAGCTCCTCCATCGAGCCGTCGAGGAAATCCGCCATCAGGCCCGGCCCCTGGTAGATCGCGTTGTTGACCAGCACGTCGATCCGGCCCCAATCGGCGAGGGTGTCGTCGACCAGGGCCTGGATCGTGGCCGGCTCGAGCAGATCGAGGCGCTGCACCCGGGCGCGACGTCCCTTGGCCACGACCGCGTCGCGGGTCTCTTCCAGGCTTCCCGGCAGCGAAGACCCATCCGCGTTGCGCACCATGTCCGCGTGCTCGTCACCGGATTGGACGGTGCGCGCCGCCAGCACCAGATCGAAGCCCGCGTCCGCCAGGGCCAGTGCCGTGGCCTTCCCGATCCCGCGGCTGGCCCCGGTCACCACGGCCACCTGGCCTTCTGCTCCAGCCATCCTGTGTCCCTCCCACTGTCCCTGTGGCCAGTAGAGCCGGTTGCGATCGACGACGTGCTGCCGTCGGGCCGCGATCACGTCGGACCGCTCGCGCGCCGAGACCCGAAGAGAACCCGACGGCAGCGCCTCACTACACTCCGTCGCGTGGGGTGCCATCTCGTTCTTGGCCCCTGACCTTCCCACGATCCGGACTCTCCCCATGTATCGTCCTCGGGTCGCTTTTTCCAGGGCAATCAGCGCCAGCGCCAACCGCGCAGGAGGCAGACATGAAGACCGACAAGCTGCAGCTCGGCGTGGTCGTCGAAGACCTCGACCGTGCGATCGCGCGGGCCGAGCAGGTCTTCGGAGCGGGTCCCTTCCGACGTTTGAGCGTCCCCGAAGCGGAGGTCGATGCCGCCGTGGCCGACTGGGCCGGTGTCGAGCTCGAGCTGATCGTGGCCGCAACCGACGACCTCCGTTCCCAACACCAGAAGCTCCTCAACGGGAAGTCGGCCCGACTCACCCACATCGGCGCCTACGTCCCGAGCAAGGACGCCGCCCTCGACCACTTCCGAGGGGTCGACGTGCCGGTCGTCTATGAGGACACGGGCGATGCAGACGTCCGCACCGGGATGGTCGACCTCCGCAACGACGCCGGTTTCCTGCTCGAGCTGCTCGAGCGGGTGTCCTGACACCGATGGCCGAACGAATCCCCATGACCGGCCGAACCCGAACGCACTGGCGCTTCGCGTGGTCTGCGCTGCTGGCAATCTTCGCCCTGACCCCAGTCGACGCGGCTGTCGCCGCGGAGCGCCAGGCCCGCAATCCCTTCCTTGCCGACTCGGCCTACCCGATGGCCCACGGCGATCCGGCGCAACAGGACGGCCTCTGGGTGCCGGGACCCGAAGCTCCCGGCCCGCAGCTCTCGTCCGAAGAAGTGAAGTACGTGGCCACGGGCCCCGGGCACTTCGGCGCCTACACCTCGAGCGCCTACCCCGATGGGCGCCGGGTGCTCTGGAGCAACGGGATCGACCGCATCCTCAAGCTCGACTTCGACAGCTACGAGATCCTGACCACCTACTGGCTGCCGGGGGCTCGCCGCTGGACCGAGGAAGAAGCAGACGAAGCCATCGCGAGCTTCGACGCATCGAACGAGGGCTTCTTCGCCACCTGGCGCGCGCTGCGCGGCAGCGACAAGTTCCGCGACCTCTCTGGCGTCTACACGATCCTCGACATCGACAACACCTACTACATCGGCAGTCGTGACGGCGCGATCACCGCCTACCGCGACGCCAACCCCGAAGACCCGGCGTCCGAGATCGTGGTCCGCGACTCGTTCCAGCTGCCCGACAGCGTCAGCGGTCACGCCGTCGGCATGAACCTCACCTGGGACGGCTGGCTCATCATTCCCACCGAGCACGGCGACGTCGTGGCCGTGTCCCGCGACTTCAGCGAGTACCGCGTCGGTCGCATGCGTCACAGCGAGGGCGCGGAGAACAAAGCGACGGGCGGGACCGGGCAGGGATGGGTGCGAAACGGATTCGCGCTCGACGAACGCGGCGGGATCTACATCGCGTCGCAGGAGCACATGCACAAGCTGGTGTGGACCGGAGACCAGATCTCGACGGATCCGGCCGACGGCGCGTGGACCAGCCGTTACCTGAACGGCTGGGGGCGCGGAACCGGAGCCACCCCGAGCCTGATGGGCTTCGGAGACGAGGACCGCTTCGTCGTGATCACCGACGGGGAGCCGCTGATGAACGTCGTGCTCTTCTGGCGCGACGACATCCCCGCCGACTGGGACGGAGTCTCTGGCGCACCCAACCGGCGGATCGCCGGCATGCTCCCCGCCGACATGGGCGACCCGGAGCTCGACGAGATCCAATCGGAACAATCGGTCATCGTCGCGGGCTACGGCGCACTCGTCGTCAACAACGTCCCGCGAAACTCGCCCTGGTACCTCCCCGCCCAGGCCGAGCGCTTGTTGATCGGGCTGCTCGGGAGCGCCCCGCTCTACCAACCCTTCGGCGTCCAGAAGTTCGCGTGGGATCCGGAGAAGCGCGCGCTTCTCGAGGCCTGGGTCAACCGCGAGGTGAGCTCGCCATCGTGCCTGCCGGTGGTCAGTTACGCGAGCGATCGGGTGTATCTGATCGGCGCCCGGGACAACGCGTGGACACTCGAAGCAATCGATTGGAGCACGGGCGAGAGCGCCTTCCACAGCGTGATCGGCAGCCAGCGCTTCAACCCGTTCTACTCGGGCACGCTGATCGATGAAGAAGCGCGCGTGCACTACGGGACGCATTGGGGCCGGGTGCGTCTCGACCCGAAGCCTTCCCCCCGAGCGGCAGCGAGCGAATAGCCGAGCGCCTCTACCTTCCCGAGACGAGCGCGGCGAGGTCCAGCTCGTGGACGCGCGTCGTGTCGTCCGCGGCGTCGAGAAAGCCACGAATCCCGTCGAAGTACGGTCGCGTGAAGTCGTTCCACTCGATCACTTCGCACACGAGGCCGGGAATCGTCGTGGACTCGATGTACGACATGCGAGCGAAGCCCTTGGCGCCTGCATCGACGACGGCCTCGAATCCCGCTCCCATCGCCGTGTCGTAGGTGTGGTCGAAGTCCTCGACGCAGAAGCCGTAGTGGTGGTGACCGAAGCCGCGCCGCTCGATCGCCTCCCGGTACATCGACGGCCCATCGCTGACCTGCTCGATGAGCTCGAGCTGCAGGTCCCCGATGTAGGCGAACGCCACGTGGATGGTCAGGTCGCCCGTCGGCTCGCCCCGATAACGAGAACCGGCCAGGGGCTGGATCCCG
This genomic interval carries:
- a CDS encoding VOC family protein; this translates as MKTDKLQLGVVVEDLDRAIARAEQVFGAGPFRRLSVPEAEVDAAVADWAGVELELIVAATDDLRSQHQKLLNGKSARLTHIGAYVPSKDAALDHFRGVDVPVVYEDTGDADVRTGMVDLRNDAGFLLELLERVS
- a CDS encoding VOC family protein; the protein is MLSPLFGPVRQTAYIVSDIDAAMEEWARQLQLGPFAVCRGIQPLAGSRYRGEPTGDLTIHVAFAYIGDLQLELIEQVSDGPSMYREAIERRGFGHHHYGFCVEDFDHTYDTAMGAGFEAVVDAGAKGFARMSYIESTTIPGLVCEVIEWNDFTRPYFDGIRGFLDAADDTTRVHELDLAALVSGR
- a CDS encoding SDR family oxidoreductase gives rise to the protein MAGAEGQVAVVTGASRGIGKATALALADAGFDLVLAARTVQSGDEHADMVRNADGSSLPGSLEETRDAVVAKGRRARVQRLDLLEPATIQALVDDTLADWGRIDVLVNNAIYQGPGLMADFLDGSMEELEKVFEGNVVAQVRLTRLVLHGMLERGSGIVVNLTSAAGMHDPPLKLAHGGWGFAHGATKAALHRMAGILHLEYGDRGICAYNLEPGLVLSESAIASLGEVTELEKMGVKTAPVEVPAAVIAWLCSSEDALPLSGENVHAQPFCKKHRLLPGWP